In Salinibacterium sp. NK8237, the following proteins share a genomic window:
- a CDS encoding ribonucleoside-diphosphate reductase subunit alpha → MAITVVKRNGTREPYDANKINLAIEDAATGLDDNITWVTQIASELELTLFDGITTQQLDEAVIQVALQNVKDDPAFDTVAARLLLKTIYKRVLGDYSDAADLKRLHKEHFGPNVIRGVEEGLLDPRLTTMFDLDALAEHLEPAHDELLKYIGVVTLNNRYGIKGRNGDALEVPQYFWMRIAMGLSLNEANPNEAALKFYEKMSSLEYLAAGSTLVNAGTIYPQLANCFVMEMQDDMEHIAKTTRDVMWLTKGTGGIGLSVTKLRAQGSPIRSNNTTSTGPIPFMHTIDSILRAVSRGGKKFGALCFYMENWHMDFPEFLELRSNSGDPYRRTRTANTAVWISDEFMKRVQNDDSWYLFDPLEVTDLNELYGKAFSKRYNEYVAMADAGEMHMFKKIGAREQFKSILISLQTSSHPWLTWKDTINNRALNNNTGTIHLSNLCTEITLPQDEDNVSVCNLASINLSRHLLPEGGVDFAKIAESARLAVRQLDNLIDITRSSVKEADFSNEQNRAVGLGVMGFTDIIEKLGYSYESEEAYDLIDEIMEHVSYAAIDASTELAKERGAYTNFEGSGWSKGLVPLDSIALTEEDRGMEIKVNRKTRLDWDAMREKVKGGMRNATLMAIAPTASIGLVAGTTPGLDPQFSQIFSRSTSNGKFLEVNRNLVATLQEHGLWEKNREAILRSQGDIQNVAGIPDDIKAVFKTSFQLSPYAFLEVAARAQKWIDQAISRNMYLETRDLGDMMDIYFDAWSRGVKTTYYLHMKPRHQAEQSTVKVNKSEEISSTKAASAEAGATAASSTPARRGFGGFAKKAEA, encoded by the coding sequence GTGGCAATCACAGTCGTCAAGCGCAACGGTACGCGAGAGCCGTATGACGCCAACAAGATCAACCTCGCAATCGAAGATGCCGCCACTGGCCTCGACGACAACATCACGTGGGTAACCCAGATCGCATCCGAGCTCGAACTGACGCTCTTCGACGGCATCACCACGCAGCAGCTCGACGAAGCGGTCATTCAGGTCGCCCTCCAAAACGTGAAAGACGACCCGGCCTTCGACACCGTCGCTGCCCGTCTTCTTCTCAAGACCATTTACAAGCGCGTTCTCGGTGACTACTCCGACGCCGCTGATCTTAAGCGCCTGCACAAAGAGCACTTTGGCCCCAACGTCATCCGCGGCGTAGAAGAGGGTCTCCTCGACCCGCGCCTCACGACCATGTTCGATCTGGATGCTCTCGCTGAGCACCTTGAGCCCGCTCACGATGAGCTGCTCAAGTACATCGGTGTTGTTACGCTCAACAACCGCTATGGCATCAAGGGTCGCAACGGCGACGCCCTTGAGGTTCCGCAGTATTTCTGGATGCGCATCGCGATGGGTCTCTCGCTCAACGAAGCGAACCCCAACGAGGCTGCCCTCAAGTTCTACGAAAAAATGTCCAGCCTCGAATACTTGGCTGCCGGCTCCACGCTCGTGAACGCGGGAACGATCTACCCGCAGCTCGCGAACTGCTTCGTCATGGAAATGCAAGATGACATGGAGCACATCGCCAAGACGACGCGCGATGTCATGTGGCTCACCAAGGGCACCGGCGGAATCGGCCTCTCGGTCACCAAACTTCGCGCCCAGGGTTCGCCCATCCGCTCGAACAACACGACCTCCACCGGTCCCATCCCGTTCATGCACACGATCGACTCGATCCTGCGTGCGGTCAGCCGCGGTGGCAAGAAGTTCGGCGCCCTCTGCTTCTACATGGAGAACTGGCACATGGACTTCCCGGAGTTCCTCGAACTCCGCAGCAACTCTGGTGACCCCTACCGCCGCACCCGCACCGCCAACACGGCCGTGTGGATCAGCGACGAGTTCATGAAGCGCGTTCAGAACGACGACTCGTGGTACCTCTTTGACCCGCTCGAAGTCACCGACCTCAATGAGCTGTACGGCAAGGCATTCTCGAAGCGCTACAACGAATATGTTGCGATGGCGGATGCCGGCGAAATGCACATGTTCAAGAAGATCGGTGCTCGCGAGCAGTTCAAGTCGATCCTCATCTCGTTGCAGACCTCCAGCCACCCGTGGCTGACTTGGAAAGACACGATCAACAACCGTGCGCTCAACAACAACACGGGCACAATCCACCTCTCGAACCTCTGCACCGAGATCACGCTCCCGCAGGATGAAGACAACGTCTCCGTCTGCAACCTTGCGTCGATCAACCTGTCGCGTCACCTTCTGCCCGAGGGCGGAGTCGACTTCGCGAAGATCGCTGAGAGCGCTCGACTGGCCGTACGCCAGCTCGACAACCTCATCGACATCACACGCTCGAGCGTGAAAGAAGCAGACTTCTCCAACGAGCAGAACCGCGCAGTCGGTCTCGGCGTAATGGGCTTCACCGACATCATCGAGAAGCTCGGCTACAGCTACGAGAGCGAAGAGGCCTACGACCTCATCGACGAAATCATGGAGCACGTCTCGTACGCTGCGATCGATGCCAGCACCGAGCTCGCGAAAGAGCGTGGTGCGTACACGAACTTCGAAGGCAGCGGATGGTCGAAGGGCCTCGTGCCGCTCGACTCCATCGCGCTCACCGAAGAAGACCGTGGCATGGAGATCAAGGTCAACCGCAAGACTCGCCTCGACTGGGACGCTATGCGCGAGAAGGTCAAGGGCGGTATGCGTAACGCAACGCTCATGGCGATCGCGCCAACCGCATCCATTGGCCTCGTTGCCGGCACCACGCCCGGTCTCGACCCGCAGTTCTCGCAAATCTTCAGCCGCTCAACCTCGAACGGCAAGTTCCTCGAAGTGAACCGCAACCTCGTTGCGACTCTTCAGGAGCACGGACTGTGGGAAAAGAACCGCGAAGCCATCCTGCGCAGCCAGGGTGACATCCAGAACGTTGCCGGCATCCCCGATGACATCAAGGCTGTATTCAAGACGAGCTTCCAGCTCTCGCCGTATGCGTTCCTTGAGGTTGCCGCTCGCGCCCAGAAGTGGATCGACCAGGCCATCAGCCGCAACATGTACCTCGAGACGCGTGACCTCGGCGACATGATGGACATCTACTTTGACGCCTGGTCTCGCGGAGTCAAGACCACCTACTACCTGCACATGAAGCCGCGCCACCAGGCAGAGCAGTCGACCGTCAAGGTCAACAAGTCCGAGGAGATCTCGTCGACTAAGGCTGCTTCCGCTGAGGCCGGCGCAACCGCAGCATCATCAACACCCGCACGCCGAGGCTTCGGCGGGTTCGCAAAGAAGGCAGAAGCATAA
- a CDS encoding ribonucleotide-diphosphate reductase subunit beta, which translates to MGILGTGLQDGLLLKPIKYQWAMDLYDQAVANTWFPNEIQLGEDIADFKKMTDEERHAVTFLMSYFNPNELLVNKALAFGVYPYVSAAECSLYLAKQMWEEANHCMSFEYVLETFPIDREAAYNSHVDVPSMARKEEFEMKYIRRMTEQTLDINTIEGKQDFIRNLVAYNVVLEGIWFYSGFMVALSFRQRNLLRNFGSLMDWVVRDESLHLKFGINLILTVLEENPEIQTEEFADEIRQMILDAVEMEEAYNHDLLPGGILGLNANYINQYVKYLADRRLEELGFEAHYKVSNPAKWMATANDTLELVNFFESTNTSYEANASATTKAKVE; encoded by the coding sequence ATGGGAATCCTAGGAACAGGCCTGCAAGACGGCCTACTACTGAAGCCGATCAAGTACCAGTGGGCAATGGACCTGTACGATCAGGCCGTCGCCAACACGTGGTTCCCTAACGAGATCCAGTTGGGCGAAGACATCGCCGACTTCAAGAAGATGACTGATGAAGAGCGTCACGCAGTGACCTTCCTCATGAGCTACTTCAACCCGAACGAGTTGCTCGTCAACAAGGCACTTGCCTTCGGCGTGTACCCCTACGTTTCCGCCGCAGAGTGCTCGCTGTATCTTGCCAAGCAGATGTGGGAAGAAGCCAACCACTGCATGAGCTTCGAGTACGTTCTCGAAACCTTCCCCATCGACCGTGAAGCGGCTTACAACTCTCACGTTGATGTGCCGTCGATGGCGCGCAAGGAAGAGTTCGAAATGAAGTACATCCGTCGCATGACGGAGCAAACTCTCGACATCAACACCATCGAGGGCAAGCAAGACTTCATCCGCAACCTCGTGGCCTACAACGTGGTGCTCGAAGGCATCTGGTTCTACTCGGGCTTCATGGTTGCCCTGTCGTTCCGCCAACGCAACCTGCTGCGCAATTTCGGTTCGCTCATGGACTGGGTCGTTCGCGACGAGAGCCTGCACCTCAAGTTCGGTATCAACCTGATTCTCACGGTGCTCGAAGAGAACCCCGAGATTCAGACCGAAGAGTTCGCTGACGAAATTCGCCAGATGATTCTGGATGCGGTGGAAATGGAAGAGGCCTACAACCACGACCTGCTCCCCGGCGGCATTCTCGGCCTCAACGCCAACTACATCAACCAGTACGTCAAGTATCTGGCTGACCGTCGTTTGGAAGAACTCGGCTTCGAGGCGCACTACAAGGTCTCGAACCCGGCCAAGTGGATGGCGACAGCCAACGACACTCTCGAGCTCGTCAACTTCTTTGAGTCAACCAATACCTCGTACGAGGCCAACGCGTCAGCAACCACCAAAGCTAAAGTCGAGTGA
- a CDS encoding GNAT family N-acetyltransferase has product MSLTVARVGWLDPRAVEQRAAMDEETGAIYAGRQADLDDAGRTAVRAALTVSPDDISHTLLVLDGDTVIGHAALRPFEQSLEVKKVFVDSRHRGKGAARRLMLELEVVAREAKAHSLILQTGNLQTPAMALYESLGYERIDVFGAYAAIPFSVCYEKSL; this is encoded by the coding sequence GTGAGCCTGACCGTTGCGCGGGTCGGTTGGTTAGACCCGCGAGCGGTCGAGCAGCGAGCGGCGATGGACGAAGAGACTGGCGCGATTTATGCCGGTCGTCAGGCTGATCTTGACGATGCCGGGCGCACTGCAGTGAGAGCTGCATTGACAGTCTCGCCCGACGACATCAGCCACACGCTGTTGGTGCTCGACGGCGACACGGTGATCGGGCATGCGGCTCTTCGCCCCTTCGAGCAATCGCTTGAAGTGAAAAAGGTATTCGTCGACTCTCGTCACCGTGGCAAAGGCGCAGCGCGTCGGCTAATGCTCGAGCTAGAAGTTGTTGCTCGCGAAGCGAAGGCCCACTCCCTGATATTGCAGACTGGAAACCTGCAAACGCCCGCAATGGCGCTCTACGAGAGCCTTGGCTACGAACGTATCGATGTTTTCGGTGCCTACGCGGCGATCCCTTTCAGCGTCTGTTATGAGAAGTCTTTGTAG
- a CDS encoding ABC transporter substrate-binding protein, giving the protein MKISSALPALAVVTVLALSGCVDNSADTDTGTTGGSTVDVGIDEAAVALLPDDIKEAGVLVIGIDPTYAPNEYKDDAGNPIGWEVDLGNAMAAKLGLDTQYQPSSFDKIIPSVTGGSYDIGLSSFTDNEEREKVVDFVNYYEAGIQWAQLIGVDVDPADACGLTVAVQTATYEETDELPAKSQECTDAGNEPINILKFDTQDEATNALALGRADAMSADSPITQYAVSQVGDKIELAGDSFDTAPYGIAVEKDSALSDALQAALQSMVDDGTYKSILEDWGVFSGAVSSITINAATSS; this is encoded by the coding sequence ATGAAAATCTCCTCCGCACTGCCAGCATTGGCCGTCGTCACCGTTCTCGCACTGTCGGGATGTGTTGATAACAGCGCCGACACCGACACCGGTACTACCGGCGGAAGCACTGTCGACGTCGGCATTGACGAAGCAGCAGTTGCTCTCTTGCCCGACGACATCAAAGAAGCCGGCGTTCTCGTAATCGGTATCGACCCGACCTACGCCCCTAACGAATACAAGGATGACGCGGGTAACCCCATCGGGTGGGAAGTTGACCTTGGCAACGCTATGGCAGCCAAGCTCGGTCTCGACACCCAGTACCAGCCCTCCAGCTTCGACAAGATCATCCCCAGCGTCACCGGCGGTAGCTACGACATCGGGCTTTCCTCCTTCACCGACAACGAAGAGCGCGAGAAGGTCGTCGACTTCGTCAATTACTACGAGGCGGGCATCCAGTGGGCTCAGCTCATTGGTGTCGACGTTGATCCCGCTGACGCGTGTGGCCTGACGGTTGCTGTGCAGACCGCGACCTACGAAGAGACGGATGAGCTTCCGGCGAAGTCGCAGGAGTGCACCGATGCGGGCAACGAGCCCATCAACATCCTCAAGTTCGACACTCAAGACGAGGCGACCAACGCTCTCGCTCTGGGCCGCGCCGACGCCATGAGCGCTGACTCGCCCATCACCCAGTACGCGGTGAGCCAGGTCGGCGACAAGATTGAACTCGCAGGCGACTCGTTCGACACCGCACCGTACGGCATCGCTGTAGAAAAGGATTCAGCTCTGTCGGATGCCCTCCAGGCGGCGCTGCAGTCGATGGTCGATGACGGAACCTACAAGTCAATCCTCGAGGACTGGGGCGTCTTCAGCGGCGCCGTCTCGTCCATCACCATCAACGCGGCAACTTCCAGCTAA
- a CDS encoding amino acid ABC transporter permease, giving the protein MAASRSDRSATPAQVPPNGVDQAEAIKAIRLRHPWRNVIAVILVAMLVLFLVDASQREAYGWANFGKYIFDQRISQAAGYTLLLTVYSMVIAIILGVTLAVMRLSDNPVVKGIAWLYLWVFRGTPVYVQLVFWGLFATIYSTIDVGIPFTEPWLSFETSDLISVFWLAVIGLALNESAYMAEIVRAGILSVDKGQDEAATALGMSWMQTMTRVVIPQAMRIIIPPTGNEVISMLKTTSLVTAIPFSLELYGRSRDISVVIFDPIPLLLVASAWYLLFTSILMVGQYFLEKRFSRGVGQARPEKAGTETGAISVKTGVIDTPGEASDSSTDPSGKEHR; this is encoded by the coding sequence ATGGCTGCATCACGCTCTGACCGTTCGGCGACACCTGCACAGGTGCCGCCGAACGGCGTTGATCAAGCAGAGGCGATCAAAGCGATTCGTCTCCGCCACCCCTGGCGCAATGTCATCGCGGTCATTCTCGTGGCGATGCTCGTGCTCTTTCTCGTCGACGCGTCTCAGCGTGAGGCTTATGGCTGGGCGAACTTCGGCAAATACATCTTCGACCAGCGCATCTCGCAGGCCGCCGGCTACACGCTGCTGCTGACGGTGTATTCGATGGTCATTGCGATCATCCTCGGGGTCACCCTCGCCGTCATGCGCCTCTCGGATAACCCCGTGGTCAAGGGCATTGCCTGGCTGTACCTCTGGGTTTTCCGCGGCACTCCGGTGTATGTGCAACTCGTGTTCTGGGGACTGTTCGCCACGATCTATTCCACGATCGATGTCGGCATCCCGTTCACTGAGCCGTGGCTGTCGTTCGAGACCAGCGACCTCATCAGCGTGTTCTGGCTTGCCGTGATCGGCTTGGCTCTTAACGAATCTGCCTACATGGCCGAGATTGTGCGCGCCGGAATCCTCTCGGTTGACAAGGGGCAAGACGAGGCAGCAACCGCCCTCGGAATGTCGTGGATGCAAACCATGACGCGGGTCGTCATCCCGCAGGCCATGCGCATCATCATTCCGCCCACCGGCAATGAAGTCATTTCGATGCTCAAGACCACCTCGCTGGTCACCGCCATTCCGTTCAGCTTGGAGCTCTACGGTCGCTCGCGCGACATCTCTGTCGTGATCTTCGACCCCATTCCGCTGCTGCTCGTAGCCTCGGCCTGGTACCTGCTGTTCACCTCGATCCTGATGGTCGGCCAGTACTTCCTCGAGAAGCGCTTCTCGCGCGGTGTCGGTCAAGCACGCCCCGAAAAGGCGGGCACGGAGACGGGAGCGATCTCGGTGAAGACCGGTGTTATTGACACTCCGGGTGAGGCATCCGATTCCAGTACGGATCCGTCAGGAAAGGAGCACCGATGA
- a CDS encoding amino acid ABC transporter ATP-binding protein — protein MVHADRVSKSFGSNEVLKSISLSVPQGEVMCLVGPSGSGKSTFLRCINHLENVDAGRLSVDGVLVGYEERGDKLYELKPREAARQRRDIGMVFQRFNLFPHMTALENIIEAPIRVNRVKKDAAMAKGRELLAQVGLAEKEDAYPAHLSGGQQQRVAIARALAMEPKLMLFDEPTSALDPELVGEVLDVMKGLAESGMTMIVVTHEMGFAREVADQLVFMDGGVVVESGDPDEVLGNPQHERTRAFLSKVL, from the coding sequence ATGGTGCATGCCGATCGCGTCTCGAAGAGTTTCGGTTCCAATGAGGTGTTGAAGAGCATTTCGCTCTCGGTGCCCCAGGGCGAAGTGATGTGCCTAGTTGGCCCAAGCGGCTCCGGCAAGTCGACGTTCCTGCGCTGCATCAATCATCTAGAAAATGTGGATGCCGGTCGACTCAGTGTCGACGGTGTTCTGGTCGGTTACGAAGAACGCGGCGACAAGCTTTATGAGCTCAAGCCACGCGAAGCCGCCCGCCAGCGTCGCGATATCGGCATGGTGTTCCAGCGCTTCAATCTCTTCCCGCACATGACAGCGCTGGAAAACATTATTGAGGCGCCCATCCGCGTCAACAGGGTGAAGAAAGACGCCGCGATGGCGAAGGGCCGCGAACTGCTCGCTCAGGTTGGACTGGCCGAGAAAGAGGACGCCTATCCCGCTCACCTTTCCGGTGGTCAGCAGCAGCGAGTGGCCATTGCGCGCGCTCTCGCCATGGAGCCCAAGCTCATGCTCTTCGACGAACCGACGTCGGCGCTCGACCCAGAACTTGTGGGTGAAGTGCTCGACGTCATGAAGGGTCTCGCCGAATCCGGCATGACCATGATTGTGGTCACGCACGAGATGGGGTTCGCGCGCGAAGTCGCCGACCAGCTCGTGTTCATGGATGGCGGCGTTGTCGTCGAGTCGGGCGATCCCGATGAGGTACTCGGCAACCCGCAGCACGAACGAACGAGGGCCTTCCTCTCGAAGGTGCTCTAA
- a CDS encoding 3-hydroxyacyl-CoA dehydrogenase, with product MKIQDAAALITGGASGLGLATARALAAQGAKVTIADLRSSRGIEIAAEYGFQFAPTDVRSEVDVQAAVALASSTGPLRIVVNCAGVATPGKTLGRKGVLPLETFETVIGINLTGTFNVIRLAAAAMVETEPIDGERGVIVNTASVAAFDGQIGQPAYAASKAGVAGMTLPLAREFASALVRVMTIAPGVFETPMMAGLPQEAQDSLGAQVPHPSRLGRPDEYAALVQHIVENPMLNGEVIRLDGAIRMQPR from the coding sequence TTGAAAATTCAGGATGCCGCAGCGCTCATCACCGGTGGAGCAAGCGGACTCGGTCTCGCCACCGCTCGCGCTCTCGCCGCGCAGGGTGCGAAGGTCACCATCGCCGACCTGCGCAGCTCCCGTGGAATCGAGATCGCCGCCGAATATGGGTTCCAGTTCGCGCCAACCGATGTGCGCTCAGAGGTGGATGTTCAGGCTGCCGTTGCCCTCGCCTCCTCAACCGGACCACTGCGCATCGTCGTGAACTGCGCCGGCGTCGCGACCCCGGGCAAGACGCTCGGACGCAAGGGAGTGCTGCCGCTCGAAACCTTTGAAACCGTGATCGGCATCAACCTCACGGGAACGTTCAACGTCATACGCCTCGCTGCGGCCGCGATGGTCGAAACTGAACCCATCGACGGCGAGCGCGGCGTGATCGTGAATACGGCATCCGTCGCCGCCTTTGATGGGCAGATTGGTCAGCCCGCCTACGCGGCGTCGAAGGCTGGCGTTGCCGGGATGACGCTGCCGCTAGCCCGCGAGTTCGCTTCGGCCCTGGTGCGTGTCATGACGATCGCTCCTGGCGTCTTCGAGACGCCGATGATGGCAGGCCTGCCGCAGGAGGCGCAGGACTCTCTCGGCGCTCAAGTGCCGCATCCGTCACGACTCGGACGGCCCGACGAGTATGCCGCGCTCGTGCAGCACATCGTGGAGAACCCCATGCTCAATGGGGAGGTCATTCGCCTTGACGGCGCAATCCGGATGCAGCCGCGCTAG
- a CDS encoding thiolase family protein: MTTAVIVDAIRTPSGRGKPGGALSGEHPVDLLAVVLRSLVDRHDLDPTTIDDVMAGCVTQSGMQAVNIARNAVLAAGLPETVPGTTIDRQCGSSQQAAHFAAQSIMAGVNDVVIACGIELMSSHPIGQATLGYDTTSSLLNDRYPAGLVNQGISAELIAARWGLDRDDLDVFAALSHARASAADFSNEILPIGEFDHDETIRPGTTAEGLSGLGPAFYDAEIAARFPEIQWKVTAGNSSPLTDGASAVLIMSEERAAVLGLRPLARFHSFAVVGSDPIEMLTGIIPATHRVLERSGIRLDQLDSIEVNEAFASVALAWLQEFPVDPTIVNPRGGAIALGHALGSSGTRLLTTLVNQLDSTGGRYGLQVMCEGGGMANATLIERL; this comes from the coding sequence ATGACAACGGCAGTCATTGTTGACGCAATTCGTACGCCTTCGGGCCGGGGAAAACCGGGCGGAGCGCTCTCTGGCGAGCATCCGGTCGATCTCCTCGCTGTTGTGTTGCGCAGCCTCGTCGACCGCCATGATCTAGACCCCACCACTATCGATGATGTGATGGCGGGCTGCGTCACGCAATCCGGCATGCAGGCGGTCAACATCGCCCGCAATGCAGTGCTCGCAGCGGGGCTTCCCGAGACGGTACCGGGCACGACAATTGATCGTCAGTGTGGTTCGAGCCAGCAGGCTGCTCACTTCGCTGCGCAGTCGATTATGGCGGGCGTAAATGACGTCGTGATCGCGTGCGGAATCGAACTAATGAGTTCCCACCCCATTGGCCAAGCAACGCTCGGCTACGACACCACGAGCTCGTTGCTCAACGACCGCTACCCCGCAGGTCTCGTGAACCAGGGCATCTCCGCCGAACTCATCGCGGCACGCTGGGGGCTCGACCGCGACGACCTCGATGTCTTCGCCGCGCTCTCCCACGCGCGTGCGTCCGCCGCCGATTTCAGCAACGAAATTTTGCCCATTGGCGAGTTTGACCACGATGAAACGATCCGCCCCGGCACGACGGCGGAAGGTCTTTCCGGCCTGGGTCCGGCCTTCTACGATGCCGAGATTGCCGCCCGTTTTCCCGAGATTCAGTGGAAGGTCACTGCGGGCAACTCTTCGCCCCTCACCGACGGCGCGTCGGCGGTGCTCATCATGAGCGAGGAGCGCGCTGCCGTTCTGGGGCTCCGGCCACTCGCACGGTTCCATTCCTTTGCGGTCGTCGGCTCCGACCCGATTGAAATGCTGACCGGGATTATCCCCGCAACGCACCGCGTGTTGGAGCGCAGCGGCATCCGTCTCGATCAGCTCGACAGCATCGAAGTTAACGAAGCGTTCGCCTCGGTCGCTCTCGCCTGGCTGCAAGAGTTCCCCGTCGACCCCACGATCGTGAACCCACGCGGCGGTGCCATTGCCCTCGGTCACGCGCTCGGCTCCTCGGGTACGCGCCTGCTCACCACCCTCGTCAACCAGCTCGACAGCACCGGCGGTCGCTATGGCCTGCAAGTCATGTGCGAAGGCGGCGGCATGGCCAACGCAACCCTCATCGAAAGGCTCTAA
- a CDS encoding CoA ester lyase, giving the protein MSESTTDNSTTHDVSAEIARSWLLVAATRPDDFDAAEHSRADQIILDVEDAVDPRLKSIARDSVVEWLSNGGSGWVRINDRTSDFWSDDVDALAGLPGLRGVMLAKAEAAAHVSETFDRLKGITPVIALVESALGIEEAVSIARARGAYRLAFGSGDYRRDTGTSADDLAMAYPRSRLVIASRVGNLPGPIDGPTVGTSHPVLREQGSMAVSLGMTGKLCLDIEQLPIINEVISPTRSDVAWAREFLEDFEARGRVIRDGSDLPRLGRAQKIDKLARAFGVEPA; this is encoded by the coding sequence GTGTCCGAAAGCACCACCGATAACTCGACCACCCACGATGTTTCCGCCGAGATCGCGCGTTCGTGGCTTCTGGTGGCAGCAACTCGCCCCGACGATTTTGATGCCGCTGAGCATTCACGGGCCGACCAGATCATCCTCGACGTGGAGGATGCCGTTGACCCTCGCCTCAAGTCCATCGCTCGCGATTCCGTTGTCGAATGGTTGAGCAATGGTGGCAGCGGTTGGGTGCGCATCAACGACCGCACTTCTGATTTCTGGTCAGACGATGTGGATGCTCTCGCCGGCCTCCCCGGACTGCGCGGCGTCATGCTCGCCAAGGCCGAAGCAGCAGCTCATGTCTCTGAAACGTTTGACCGCCTCAAGGGAATCACGCCCGTGATTGCCCTCGTGGAGTCCGCTCTCGGCATCGAAGAAGCCGTGTCGATTGCCCGTGCCCGCGGCGCTTACCGTCTCGCGTTCGGCAGTGGCGATTATCGCCGGGACACCGGCACCAGCGCCGACGACCTCGCAATGGCCTACCCTCGCTCGCGCCTGGTTATCGCCAGCCGCGTCGGCAACCTTCCCGGCCCCATCGACGGCCCGACCGTCGGCACGAGCCACCCCGTTTTGCGCGAACAGGGCAGCATGGCCGTCTCCCTCGGCATGACAGGCAAGCTGTGTCTCGACATCGAGCAGTTGCCGATCATCAACGAAGTCATCAGCCCTACTCGTTCGGATGTCGCGTGGGCTCGCGAATTCTTGGAAGACTTCGAGGCTCGCGGCCGCGTCATCCGCGACGGCAGTGACCTGCCCCGCCTTGGCCGCGCACAGAAGATCGACAAGCTCGCTCGCGCGTTTGGTGTCGAACCGGCCTAG